TCCACAAGGCGATTGGCGATCGGCTGACCTGCATCTTTGTAGACAACGGCCTGCTGCGGCTGAATGAAGCGGTGCAGGTGCGCACACGGTTTGAGCGACTCGGTCTGCAGCTCGACTTTGTGGACGCGACAGACTTGTTTTTGACGCGCCTGGAAGGTGTCAGCGACCCCGAGAAGAAGCGGAAGATCATTGGCGCGGCGTTCATCGAAGTGTTCGAAGACCGAGCCAACGCGCTGGGCGGCTTCGGATTCCTGGCGCAGGGCACGCTGTATCCGGACGTGATTGAAAGTGTGTCGGTCCTGGGCCCGTCGGCCGTGATCAAGAGCCACCACAACGTGGGTGGCCTCCCTGAGCGACTCAACTTCAAGCTGGTTGAGCCGCTGCGCGAGTTGTTCAAGGACGAAGTCCGCGCGGTGGGCACCACGCTCGGGCTTGACGACGAGTTTGTGTGGCGCCAGCCGTTTCCGGGCCCGGGTCTGGCGGTGCGGCTCCTCGGCCCGATCAGTCGCGACAAGCTCCGGCTGTTGCAACTGGCGGATGCGATCGTCGCGGACGAAATCCGCCGCGCCGGCTGGTATCGGCGGGTGTGGCAGTCGTTTGCCGTGTTGCTGCCGGTGCAGAGCGTCGGCGTGATGGGTGATGAGCGCACCTACGAATACACCATCGCGGTGCGGGCGGTGGAAAGCCGCGACGGCATGACCGCTGACTGGGCGCGCCTGCCGCATGAACTCCTCGGCGCCATTTCGTCGCGGATCGTCAACGAGGTGCGCGGCATCAATCGCGTCGTCTACGACATCAGTTCCAAGCCGCCGGCCACGATCGAGTGGGAATAGGGATGGCCGAGTTCGTCCATCTGCACCTGCACACGGAGTTCTCGCTGCTTGATGGCGCCTGCCGCATCGGCGAGATGCTGGACCGCGCCGTCGAACTCAAGATGCCCGCCGTGGCGGTGACCGAACACGGCAACATGTTTTCGGCCGTCTCGTTCTTCGACGAAGCCAACAAGCGCGGCATCAAGCCCATCCTCGGCTGCGAGGTCTACATTGCCCCCGGCGACCGGCGTGACCGGTCCGGCACGCCAGGTGAGACGGCCAACCACCTGGTGCTGCTCTCGGAAACCACGGAAGGGTTCCACAACCTGATGAAGCTCGTGTCATCGGGCTACACCGAGGGCTTCTACTACAAGCCGAGAATCGACCACGCCCTGCTGGCTCAGCACGCGAAGGGGTTGATTGGACTCAGCAGTTGCCTCAAGGGGGAAGTGGCAACCGGCATTCGCACTGACCAGGCGCGCAAGGCGATGGACGCAGCGGCGCGTTATCGCGACATCCTGGGACCGGACAACTTCTTTCTCGAGATGCAGTACCAGGGCATCGAAGAGCAGCGCATCGTCAACACCGGCCTGCTGCCCATCGCACGAGAACTTGGGCTGCCGCTGGTGGCGACCAATGACGTGCACTACCTCAAGAACACCGATCAGCACCCGCACGACATCCTGCTGTGCATCGGCACGGGCAAGAACGTCAGCGACGAAAAGCGCCTCAAATATCACGGGGATCAGTTTTTCCTGAAGACTCCCGAGGAAATGGCCGTGGTGTTCGGTGACCATCCAGACGCGTTGGCCAACACGCTGCGGATCGCGGAGCGGTGCTCGGTCGATATTCCGAAGAACGTCAACCATCTTCCCGACTTCGATGTGCCGCCCGGGTTCACGGCCGGCTCGTACTTCGAGCACGTCGCGCGTGAGGGGTTCCAGGAACGGATGGTGCGCTGGCGCGAGATGGAAGCGCGCGGTGAATTGCGCCGGACGTTTGCCGAGTACGAGGCGCGGCTGCAGTACGAACTCGACATGATCCGGCAGATGAAGTACGACGGGTACTTCCTGATCGTCTGGGACTTCATTCGCCACGCCCGTGAACGCGGCATTCCTGTCGGACCGGGCCGCGGGTCCGCCGCCGGAAGTCTCGTGGCGTATTGCATGCGGATCACGGACATCGATCCCCTGCACTTCGACCTGTACTTCGAACGGTTCCTGAATCCCGAGCGCATCACACTGCCGGATATCGATATCGACTTCTGCGAGCGGCGGCGCGCCGAAGTGATCCAGTACGTCACGCAGAAGTACGGCCGCGAAAACGTGGCGCAGATCATCACGTTCGGCACCATGAAGGCTCGCGCCGTGGTCCGCGACGTCGGGCGCGTGATGGAGTTCCCGATCTCCGAAGTTGACCGCGTGGCCAAGCTGATTCCCGGCACGCTCGACATGAGCCTCGACAAGGCGATCGAGGAGGTGCCCGCGCTGGCCGACCTTGAACGCAAGGACGAGCGCGTGCGCGAACTGTTGAAGGTGGCCAGGCGCCTGGAAGGGATGACGCGGCACGCGTCGGTGCACGCCGCGGGCGTCGTCATTGCGCCAAGGCAGGTGGTGGAGTTCGCTCCTCTCTATCGCAGCCAGAAGGACGAAATCACGACCCAGTGGGCCATGAAGGACATCGAGCGGGTGGGCCTGCTCAAGATGGACTTCCTCGGTTTGAGCACCCTGACGCTGCTGGATGATGCCGTCAAGCACATCA
This Acidobacteriota bacterium DNA region includes the following protein-coding sequences:
- the guaA gene encoding glutamine-hydrolyzing GMP synthase; the protein is MPVTHQTILVLDFGSQYTQLIARRLREFSVYSEIVPFHTAAAEIARHRPAGIILSGGPRSVSDVGAPRPDPGIWTMGVPILGICYGMQVMTDTFGGTVEPAPQREFGLAVVEASGAASPLFTGVPASLRVWASHGDCVAAAPAGFDVLATSVNAPVAAMQDESRRLYALLFHPEVVHTDEGATILHNFAFDVCGCRGDWTMAGFVEESVARIRATVGDGRVVCGLSGGVDSTVAALLIHKAIGDRLTCIFVDNGLLRLNEAVQVRTRFERLGLQLDFVDATDLFLTRLEGVSDPEKKRKIIGAAFIEVFEDRANALGGFGFLAQGTLYPDVIESVSVLGPSAVIKSHHNVGGLPERLNFKLVEPLRELFKDEVRAVGTTLGLDDEFVWRQPFPGPGLAVRLLGPISRDKLRLLQLADAIVADEIRRAGWYRRVWQSFAVLLPVQSVGVMGDERTYEYTIAVRAVESRDGMTADWARLPHELLGAISSRIVNEVRGINRVVYDISSKPPATIEWE